Proteins from a single region of Phycisphaerae bacterium:
- a CDS encoding flagellar hook capping FlgD N-terminal domain-containing protein yields the protein MDAGVIDTSQTITQVRPATTRGFADLDSEDFFGLLIAELQNQDPLKPTDNQQLLSQMSSIRQMEQSTTLNKALTALAGEQRFGATAGLIGHFVAGTVTDSGGNAIEVSGVVTGVQFNRNGEAILELHNGGSLPASKVDLVTLVDNLPPDVLDQIRAEREATSGTSTDPAETPASGAGDTSAAAKQRPPLAGDWLRNLGKQTEATASILDQLFAPGAAIGI from the coding sequence ATGGATGCAGGCGTTATTGATACGAGTCAGACGATCACGCAAGTCCGCCCGGCGACGACGCGGGGCTTTGCCGACCTGGACAGCGAGGATTTCTTCGGGCTGCTCATCGCGGAATTGCAGAACCAGGACCCGCTCAAGCCGACGGACAATCAGCAACTGCTCTCGCAGATGTCGAGCATCCGGCAGATGGAGCAGAGTACGACGCTGAACAAAGCGCTCACGGCGCTGGCGGGCGAGCAACGGTTCGGCGCCACGGCCGGTCTGATCGGCCACTTCGTCGCTGGCACGGTCACGGACTCGGGCGGAAACGCGATTGAGGTGAGCGGGGTCGTCACGGGCGTGCAGTTCAACCGCAACGGGGAGGCCATCCTGGAACTGCACAACGGCGGATCGTTGCCGGCCAGCAAGGTCGATCTGGTCACGCTGGTGGACAACCTGCCGCCGGACGTTCTGGACCAGATTCGCGCGGAGCGCGAGGCGACGTCCGGGACGTCGACGGATCCCGCGGAGACGCCGGCGAGCGGGGCCGGCGACACGAGCGCGGCGGCGAAACAGCGTCCGCCGTTGGCGGGCGATTGGCTTCGCAACCTGGGCAAGCAGACGGAGGCGACCGCCTCGATCTTAGATCAGTTGTTCGCGCCGGGCGCGGCCATCGGTATCTGA
- a CDS encoding flagellar hook-length control protein FliK, whose amino-acid sequence MGPQLDAGQFLRPLDAPRPADRSDFAGTASTNRPEPGDDRFQTILNDARTTKAPRPTESSRRGDAPRAPKPVNHDDADPVAPDAAPVQEPVHPPLVDETSSDTDSADAPLDEAVGATPVASVEGKPQPVPTTADPASVIVTAPVVGQIVTEAVPAPKGDKVSEGASIPAPKEVTAAATSTKTPRPLPESVPATVVHPVSEPVVSLAEVQHEDGEPAPVSTGATSVRERSTDSPTANSTPVGLDVPAIGEFEKASVQVEPPLPAAQRPVARPVEKLENANQVKKARPVPGAKGSARVDVGSLKPADPMLTETRQKEVNQADSDGPLVEVHGSVRHRQISVRTGTGDSAAATVGRFLIETTGEGEPTTANLPPQASERAVSVTTTHSTPTRASAERPGKIDVTVTTLSQLLVGGTEGADALEAAAKALSGTQRPGNHHVTLQLDPPELGQLRLDIKMQHHEMTLRVAADTADVARLIESRLAELRDALATHGIRIDRSEVVVRPHGTDNTNSQTGQQGSSSNGTDGNGTGTDTSGATWSDEGSSGEAPDQGAWDEPPTGPIISYPEPDVVSEWEEALGGSTQEMLVDLVA is encoded by the coding sequence ATGGGTCCTCAACTTGACGCGGGGCAGTTTCTCCGCCCGCTAGATGCGCCGCGCCCGGCGGATCGCAGCGATTTCGCGGGTACGGCGTCGACGAATCGGCCCGAGCCCGGCGACGATCGGTTCCAGACCATTCTCAACGATGCGCGGACGACGAAGGCGCCGCGACCGACGGAGTCTTCCCGGCGCGGGGATGCTCCGCGTGCGCCGAAGCCCGTCAATCACGACGACGCCGATCCCGTCGCGCCGGATGCGGCGCCGGTTCAGGAACCGGTCCATCCGCCTCTCGTGGATGAAACATCGTCGGATACCGACTCAGCGGACGCGCCGCTCGATGAAGCGGTTGGGGCAACGCCGGTCGCATCCGTGGAAGGGAAGCCGCAACCTGTGCCGACGACGGCGGACCCGGCCTCGGTGATTGTGACCGCCCCGGTGGTTGGGCAGATTGTCACTGAAGCCGTGCCTGCGCCGAAGGGAGACAAGGTCAGCGAGGGCGCCAGTATCCCCGCTCCGAAAGAAGTGACCGCCGCAGCGACATCGACGAAGACACCCCGGCCGCTTCCCGAAAGCGTGCCTGCGACGGTCGTTCATCCGGTGTCAGAACCGGTGGTTAGCCTCGCAGAGGTGCAACACGAAGACGGCGAGCCGGCACCGGTATCGACGGGTGCTACATCGGTGCGGGAACGATCGACCGATTCCCCCACGGCTAATTCGACGCCTGTCGGATTAGACGTGCCGGCCATCGGGGAATTCGAGAAGGCCTCCGTTCAGGTCGAGCCACCATTGCCCGCGGCCCAGCGTCCGGTGGCGCGGCCGGTGGAGAAGCTGGAAAACGCTAATCAGGTGAAGAAGGCCAGGCCGGTTCCTGGCGCGAAGGGTTCGGCGCGGGTGGATGTCGGCTCCCTGAAGCCGGCTGATCCGATGCTGACTGAGACTCGTCAAAAGGAAGTGAATCAGGCTGATTCGGACGGGCCGCTTGTAGAAGTGCACGGCAGCGTCAGACATCGACAAATTTCGGTGCGCACCGGAACGGGTGATTCAGCGGCGGCGACAGTCGGGCGGTTTTTGATCGAGACGACCGGCGAGGGCGAGCCGACGACGGCCAACCTTCCTCCGCAGGCGAGCGAGCGGGCCGTCAGCGTAACCACTACCCATTCCACGCCGACGCGGGCGAGCGCGGAACGGCCCGGCAAGATCGATGTCACGGTGACGACGCTGTCGCAGCTCCTAGTCGGCGGTACCGAAGGGGCGGACGCCCTGGAGGCGGCGGCGAAGGCGCTGTCCGGCACGCAGCGGCCGGGGAATCACCATGTGACGCTGCAGCTCGATCCGCCGGAGCTGGGACAACTGCGTCTGGATATCAAGATGCAGCATCACGAGATGACGCTGCGAGTCGCGGCGGATACGGCGGACGTGGCCCGGCTGATTGAGTCGCGGCTGGCCGAATTGCGCGATGCGCTGGCGACGCACGGAATTCGGATCGACCGATCGGAAGTCGTGGTGCGCCCGCACGGGACGGATAACACGAATTCGCAAACTGGACAACAGGGTAGCTCGTCAAACGGGACCGACGGAAATGGGACGGGCACGGACACGTCCGGAGCGACGTGGTCCGACGAAGGCAGTTCAGGAGAGGCGCCGGATCAGGGGGCGTGGGACGAACCGCCGACCGGCCCCATTATTTCGTATCCGGAGCCGGACGTCGTGTCGGAGTGGGAGGAGGCGCTCGGGGGTTCGACTCAGGAGATGTTGGTGGACCTCGTCGCCTAG
- a CDS encoding flagellar export protein FliJ: MAGRFRFRFETILRLRRQKEDLQKRVVAARVRQIQQLQERHALLTTRIAQEGEALRGQLREGMVDVDALRSARHWLVRLRQGVLQTDAEIAAHRAILAQERVALVESRKEAEVMSRLRLRQEETFIAQLEREEQLETDDLNTMRFARWAQREGDE, from the coding sequence ATGGCAGGACGATTTCGTTTTCGGTTTGAGACGATTCTGCGGCTTCGCCGGCAGAAGGAGGACCTGCAGAAGCGGGTGGTGGCGGCGCGAGTTCGCCAGATTCAGCAGTTGCAGGAACGCCACGCGCTGTTGACGACGCGGATCGCCCAGGAGGGTGAGGCGCTGCGCGGTCAACTGCGCGAGGGGATGGTCGATGTGGATGCCCTGCGGTCGGCGCGGCACTGGCTGGTTCGGCTGCGGCAGGGGGTTTTGCAGACGGATGCGGAAATTGCGGCGCATCGTGCAATTCTCGCGCAGGAGCGTGTTGCGCTGGTGGAGTCGAGAAAAGAGGCCGAGGTGATGTCGCGGCTGCGGCTTCGGCAAGAAGAGACGTTCATCGCGCAGCTTGAGCGCGAGGAGCAGCTCGAAACCGACGACCTGAACACGATGCGTTTTGCGCGGTGGGCGCAGCGCGAAGGTGACGAATGA
- a CDS encoding FliI/YscN family ATPase, translating to MSALAQQIELARSVACLGVAGQVLSSTGMTIQAAGLPIPVGSLCEVVTAPGRGLLAEVIGFRQGATLLMPLESMEGVARGQRVRHLTSSQKVAVGPGLLGRVVDGMGRPYGDGEPILADTFYPLHCAAPDPYDRPRIDAPLSVGIRSINALLTPGRGQRLGVFAAAGVGKSILLGMMARYTAADVTVIALIGERGREVGDFLAKDLGPEGLKRSVVVVSTSDQSPPLRMRACFAATAIAEYFRDQGADVLLLMDSITRMAMAGRQIGLAAGEPPATKGYPPSVFAAMPRLLERCGRTPRGSITGMYTVLVEGDDLNEPVADAARGILDGHIWLSRKLAARGQYPAVSVLESISRVMQDVVDAQHTAAAQKVRRLMAVWAEIEDLVNIGAYATGTNAEFDLAIRVRPAIEAFLQQAVEEELDFAASREGLLKLSELIDQTQAAIAQKGGAAVSAAAQRQTARPPRAAAPRGTKR from the coding sequence ATGAGCGCCTTGGCGCAGCAGATCGAATTGGCGCGAAGCGTCGCCTGCCTGGGCGTCGCCGGTCAGGTTTTGTCCAGCACCGGGATGACGATCCAGGCGGCGGGGCTGCCCATCCCGGTCGGGTCGCTTTGCGAGGTGGTGACCGCGCCGGGGCGCGGGCTGCTGGCGGAGGTGATCGGCTTTCGGCAGGGGGCGACGCTGCTCATGCCGTTGGAGTCGATGGAAGGCGTGGCGCGGGGCCAGCGCGTGCGGCACCTGACGAGTTCGCAGAAGGTCGCGGTTGGGCCGGGGCTCCTGGGACGCGTTGTGGACGGGATGGGGCGGCCGTATGGCGATGGCGAGCCGATTCTGGCCGACACGTTCTATCCGCTGCACTGTGCCGCGCCCGATCCGTATGACCGACCGCGGATTGATGCGCCTCTTTCCGTGGGGATTCGCTCGATCAACGCGTTGTTGACACCCGGTCGTGGACAAAGGCTGGGCGTGTTCGCGGCGGCGGGCGTGGGGAAGAGCATCCTGCTGGGGATGATGGCGCGGTACACGGCGGCGGATGTGACGGTCATTGCGCTGATCGGCGAGCGCGGTCGCGAGGTCGGCGATTTTCTGGCGAAGGACCTGGGTCCCGAGGGCTTGAAGCGATCGGTGGTCGTCGTGAGTACGTCGGACCAGTCGCCACCGCTACGGATGCGGGCGTGCTTCGCCGCGACCGCGATTGCGGAGTATTTTCGCGACCAGGGCGCGGATGTGCTGCTGCTGATGGATTCGATCACGCGCATGGCGATGGCGGGGCGGCAAATCGGTCTCGCGGCCGGCGAGCCTCCGGCGACGAAAGGTTATCCGCCGAGCGTCTTTGCGGCGATGCCGCGATTGTTGGAGCGATGCGGACGGACGCCGCGCGGGTCGATCACGGGCATGTACACCGTGCTCGTGGAGGGCGATGACCTGAACGAGCCGGTCGCGGACGCGGCGAGGGGAATCCTCGATGGTCACATCTGGTTGTCACGGAAACTGGCGGCTCGCGGGCAGTATCCGGCGGTGAGTGTGCTCGAGAGCATCAGTCGCGTCATGCAGGATGTGGTTGACGCGCAGCACACTGCGGCGGCGCAGAAGGTGCGACGGCTGATGGCGGTGTGGGCGGAGATTGAGGACCTGGTGAATATCGGCGCGTATGCGACCGGCACGAATGCGGAGTTTGATCTGGCGATTCGCGTGAGACCGGCGATTGAGGCGTTTTTGCAGCAGGCGGTGGAGGAGGAATTGGACTTCGCGGCGTCGCGCGAGGGCTTGTTGAAGCTGTCGGAATTGATCGATCAGACGCAGGCGGCCATAGCGCAGAAGGGCGGCGCTGCCGTCTCGGCTGCCGCGCAGAGACAAACGGCGCGACCGCCGCGAGCGGCGGCGCCGCGCGGAACCAAACGTTGA
- a CDS encoding FliH/SctL family protein: MSRAVIKGGAGPILSRGYCSLDLRDISAQAGSIVEDARREAARIIAEARAQAAALRELSVAAGHEEGLQEGLAKGQESGHAAALAEARERFAAEQASLVSTLSELTQQFTAKRERLYLEARQDVAVLAIAIASRICNKLAGAEELAVASAAQACQDALGMLSEATQVVVRAHPADAAAIERFCDEWSRTVKTARNVRIVEDPAVGRGGVVVESSESVVDATITSRVERIADELVAGWRERMKQRSMQS; encoded by the coding sequence ATGAGCCGCGCGGTCATTAAAGGGGGCGCGGGGCCGATCCTCTCGCGGGGGTATTGCAGCCTCGATCTGCGGGATATCTCCGCGCAGGCCGGGTCGATCGTGGAGGACGCGCGGCGCGAGGCAGCCCGGATTATCGCGGAGGCCAGGGCGCAGGCTGCGGCGCTTCGAGAACTCAGTGTGGCGGCCGGTCACGAAGAGGGACTGCAAGAGGGACTGGCGAAGGGACAAGAGTCAGGACATGCGGCGGCGCTGGCCGAGGCGCGGGAACGATTCGCGGCGGAGCAGGCGTCGCTTGTCTCCACGCTTTCGGAACTGACGCAGCAATTCACCGCGAAGCGGGAACGGCTCTATCTGGAGGCCCGGCAGGATGTCGCTGTGCTTGCGATCGCCATCGCTTCTCGGATTTGCAACAAACTCGCCGGCGCGGAAGAGCTTGCGGTGGCGTCGGCGGCGCAGGCCTGTCAGGACGCCCTGGGGATGCTCTCGGAGGCGACGCAGGTTGTCGTCCGGGCGCACCCCGCCGACGCGGCGGCCATCGAGCGATTTTGCGACGAGTGGAGCCGGACGGTAAAGACCGCGCGGAACGTTCGGATTGTGGAAGATCCCGCGGTCGGTCGCGGCGGAGTGGTCGTGGAATCCTCCGAGTCGGTCGTCGACGCTACGATCACCTCGCGCGTCGAGCGCATTGCGGACGAACTCGTCGCCGGTTGGCGCGAGCGAATGAAACAGCGGTCGATGCAATCATGA
- the fliG gene encoding flagellar motor switch protein FliG, with the protein MAVKTKAKSGGTSDEVLSGLRKTAILLVSLDKMTASSILRELDPDHIETITREIANLRNVTEDLRQQVIQEFHTLALARSYTEAGGLSYARMLLNQTLTKEESDRIMHQIEHQFYAKPFTFLHKAATDSLLTFIQDEHPQTIALILAHLTADKASEILAGLPQEKQVEVVSRISKMEQTSPEVIKEVEKGLEHRLSGLMTDRLQRVGGIESVAEILNLTDRTTEKGILEAMGEEDPELVDQIRRLMFVFEDILLVNDKGIQSVLKEVETSDLTLALRTATDELKHKIFSNMSERAAQMIKEEMEYMGPVRLSDVEVAQQKIVDVVRRLEDSGEIIIAGRGGEKELIV; encoded by the coding sequence ATGGCGGTGAAGACCAAAGCGAAGTCCGGCGGTACGAGCGACGAAGTGCTGAGTGGTCTGCGCAAAACGGCCATCCTGCTCGTCAGTCTAGACAAGATGACCGCGTCTTCGATTCTGCGGGAACTCGATCCGGACCACATTGAGACGATCACGCGCGAGATTGCGAACCTGCGCAATGTCACGGAGGACCTTCGGCAGCAAGTGATTCAGGAATTCCACACGCTCGCGCTGGCCCGCTCGTATACCGAGGCGGGCGGACTTTCCTACGCGCGGATGCTGCTCAATCAGACGCTGACCAAGGAAGAATCTGACCGGATCATGCATCAGATTGAGCATCAGTTTTATGCCAAGCCGTTCACGTTCCTGCACAAGGCGGCGACGGACAGCTTGCTGACGTTCATTCAGGACGAGCATCCTCAGACGATCGCGCTGATCCTGGCGCACCTGACGGCGGACAAGGCCAGCGAGATCCTCGCGGGGTTGCCGCAGGAGAAGCAGGTCGAGGTAGTCAGCCGCATCTCCAAGATGGAACAGACCAGTCCGGAGGTCATCAAGGAAGTGGAAAAGGGGCTCGAACATCGCCTGTCCGGGTTGATGACGGATCGGCTGCAACGCGTCGGCGGCATCGAGTCGGTCGCGGAGATTCTGAACCTGACCGACCGGACGACGGAGAAGGGCATTCTGGAGGCGATGGGCGAGGAGGACCCGGAACTGGTGGATCAGATTCGGCGGCTGATGTTCGTCTTCGAGGACATCCTGCTGGTCAACGACAAGGGCATCCAGTCCGTGCTGAAGGAAGTGGAGACGAGCGACCTGACGCTGGCGCTGCGGACGGCGACGGACGAGCTGAAGCACAAGATCTTCTCGAACATGTCCGAGCGGGCGGCGCAGATGATCAAGGAGGAGATGGAGTACATGGGGCCGGTGCGGCTGTCGGATGTCGAGGTCGCGCAGCAGAAGATCGTGGATGTCGTGCGGCGGCTTGAGGACTCCGGCGAGATCATCATCGCGGGTCGCGGCGGGGAGAAGGAACTGATCGTATGA
- a CDS encoding flagellar M-ring protein FliF C-terminal domain-containing protein — protein sequence MEFFGSQFKQVSQRLQRTTTSQRVAVGLLIVLLTVGMWGMISWGGAPEWAPLLDQSFTAEEIQRVQRELTVAGIPSRIQGDRVEIRAGDEERQRMQALLIERGALPTDTTLGYAVLVKENSVFVGEQKSRWLESRGLEAELSAVLRRFQGINDARVLITVPPKRGFGRGENGSSASVALTMQEGQELDKQRIMAIASFVAGAVPGLEVKNVRITDGKRSYALPAAGEALSTELLEQQRNIEEHYMRKLSDQLRHIEGVVVNVHAKLRSASERSQQEVYGPPVIDRETTTTEEMTGGSKAAEPSVRPNTRAGLTDGGTGTASLKEESDSSFNNKRDVKMTVVDELRGSVERVSASVSVPRSYLERILGPDAAKSGGSIEKVAASELPRIRALVKPLIDATKDDQVVVDWYYDAPAGTQPTAQAAPSGVMALAKDYGPQAGLGLLALGGLFMVLRIARKASAAIGMPATATAGGAPVSAWDAPSVGMYAEPEGDVSPLRSLESGPTAVGEARELQGVLTAHEVDENTVRTQQIVKQIGQMVKEDASTAAGIINQWVGEES from the coding sequence ATGGAATTCTTCGGTTCACAATTCAAACAGGTCAGCCAACGGCTCCAGCGCACGACGACGTCGCAGCGCGTGGCGGTCGGTCTGCTCATCGTGCTGCTGACCGTGGGGATGTGGGGGATGATATCGTGGGGCGGCGCGCCGGAGTGGGCGCCGCTGCTCGATCAGTCGTTCACCGCCGAGGAAATTCAGCGCGTGCAGCGCGAGCTGACGGTGGCGGGGATTCCGTCGCGCATTCAGGGCGATCGCGTCGAGATTCGTGCGGGAGACGAGGAGCGGCAGCGGATGCAGGCGCTGTTGATCGAGCGCGGGGCATTGCCCACGGACACGACGCTGGGTTATGCGGTGCTGGTCAAGGAGAACAGCGTCTTCGTCGGCGAGCAGAAGTCGCGCTGGCTGGAATCGCGCGGGCTGGAAGCCGAATTGTCGGCGGTCCTGCGGCGGTTTCAGGGGATCAACGACGCACGCGTGCTGATTACGGTTCCGCCGAAGCGCGGGTTCGGGCGCGGGGAGAATGGATCGAGCGCGAGCGTGGCGCTGACGATGCAGGAGGGGCAGGAACTCGACAAACAGCGGATTATGGCGATCGCCAGTTTCGTCGCGGGGGCGGTGCCGGGCCTGGAGGTCAAAAACGTCCGGATCACGGACGGCAAGCGATCGTACGCCCTGCCGGCGGCCGGCGAGGCGCTTTCGACGGAACTCCTGGAACAGCAGCGGAACATTGAAGAGCACTACATGCGAAAGCTCTCCGACCAGCTTCGCCACATCGAGGGCGTGGTGGTCAACGTCCATGCGAAGCTCCGCTCGGCCAGCGAGCGGTCGCAGCAGGAGGTGTACGGTCCTCCGGTCATCGATCGCGAGACGACGACGACGGAGGAGATGACGGGCGGATCGAAGGCGGCCGAGCCGTCCGTGCGACCGAACACGCGGGCGGGACTGACCGACGGCGGAACGGGCACGGCCAGCCTCAAGGAGGAGAGCGATTCATCGTTCAACAACAAGCGCGATGTCAAGATGACGGTAGTGGACGAGCTGCGCGGATCGGTCGAGCGGGTGTCGGCGTCGGTTAGCGTCCCGCGGAGTTACCTGGAGCGGATTCTGGGGCCGGATGCGGCAAAGAGCGGCGGTTCGATTGAGAAAGTCGCCGCATCAGAGTTGCCGCGGATCCGCGCCCTGGTCAAGCCGCTCATCGATGCGACGAAGGACGATCAGGTGGTGGTGGATTGGTATTACGACGCGCCCGCGGGGACGCAGCCGACGGCGCAGGCGGCGCCGTCGGGCGTAATGGCGCTGGCGAAGGACTATGGGCCGCAGGCGGGCCTGGGGCTCCTCGCTTTGGGCGGATTGTTCATGGTGCTGCGGATCGCGCGGAAGGCGTCGGCGGCGATCGGAATGCCCGCGACGGCGACCGCGGGCGGCGCGCCGGTTTCGGCGTGGGACGCACCCAGCGTCGGGATGTACGCGGAGCCGGAAGGGGATGTCTCGCCGCTTCGTTCGCTGGAAAGCGGACCGACGGCAGTGGGCGAGGCCCGCGAATTGCAGGGCGTCCTGACGGCGCATGAAGTCGACGAGAACACGGTGCGAACACAGCAGATCGTCAAACAGATCGGGCAAATGGTGAAGGAAGACGCCTCTACGGCCGCAGGGATTATCAATCAGTGGGTCGGCGAGGAGTCGTAG
- the fliE gene encoding flagellar hook-basal body complex protein FliE: MADVTISGAMNALPPIQPVTQTGPAAKVAPAGGKDFQSYLLESLAKVNELQSSADEGVQKLVTGQTDNVAEVLSASRKAGIAFDLLMEIRNKLMDAYTELKQMRV, encoded by the coding sequence ATGGCGGATGTGACGATCAGCGGCGCGATGAATGCCTTGCCTCCAATCCAGCCGGTCACGCAGACCGGCCCGGCGGCAAAGGTCGCGCCGGCGGGAGGCAAGGACTTTCAGTCGTATCTGCTGGAAAGCCTCGCAAAGGTCAATGAGTTGCAGTCCAGCGCGGACGAGGGCGTCCAGAAGCTGGTGACGGGGCAGACGGACAATGTCGCCGAGGTGCTCAGCGCGAGCCGGAAGGCCGGGATCGCGTTTGATCTGCTGATGGAGATTCGCAACAAGCTGATGGACGCGTACACGGAGTTGAAGCAGATGCGCGTGTAG
- the flgC gene encoding flagellar basal body rod protein FlgC, translating to MFNALDISTSGLVAQRVQMDTIAANIANAKTTRRADGQSGPYLRRVALFAPGDGRGGDGVHVENVVEDTITSPLLVKDPGHPDADKDGYVAYPNIDSSTEMINAMVAARAYEANVTAFEATKSIVASTLRILA from the coding sequence ATGTTCAATGCACTGGATATCAGCACCTCCGGCCTCGTCGCGCAGCGCGTCCAGATGGACACGATCGCCGCGAACATCGCCAACGCCAAGACGACGCGGCGGGCGGACGGTCAGAGCGGGCCTTACCTGCGGCGGGTGGCGCTGTTCGCGCCGGGCGATGGTCGGGGTGGCGATGGTGTTCATGTTGAGAATGTGGTTGAGGACACGATTACGAGCCCGCTGCTCGTTAAAGATCCCGGTCACCCCGATGCTGACAAGGACGGGTATGTGGCGTATCCGAACATCGATTCGTCGACAGAGATGATCAACGCGATGGTCGCGGCGCGGGCGTATGAGGCGAATGTGACGGCGTTTGAGGCGACGAAGTCGATCGTGGCGAGCACGCTGCGGATTCTGGCGTGA
- the flgB gene encoding flagellar basal body rod protein FlgB, with product MDVPNLTDSGPIPLLEKTLAFAEARQRMLATNIANITTPGYRAMQLDEGAFQGALAEAAKKREETGGAFELEATREFRVDRQGLLGVTPSENPAENLLFQDGTNASIERQMAQLAENAMLNQVSAELLKGYFDGLAKAIRGRVS from the coding sequence GTGGATGTCCCGAATCTGACCGACAGCGGGCCGATCCCGCTGCTGGAAAAGACGCTGGCCTTCGCGGAGGCGCGGCAGCGGATGCTGGCGACGAATATCGCCAATATCACGACGCCGGGCTACCGGGCAATGCAGCTCGACGAAGGAGCGTTTCAGGGCGCGCTCGCCGAGGCGGCGAAGAAACGCGAGGAGACGGGCGGCGCGTTTGAGTTGGAAGCGACGCGAGAGTTTCGCGTGGATCGCCAGGGACTGTTGGGGGTGACGCCGAGCGAGAATCCGGCGGAGAACCTCTTGTTTCAGGATGGCACGAACGCGTCGATCGAGCGGCAGATGGCGCAACTGGCCGAGAATGCGATGTTGAACCAGGTGTCGGCGGAGTTGCTCAAGGGCTACTTCGACGGCCTGGCCAAGGCGATTCGCGGCCGAGTGAGCTAG
- a CDS encoding sigma-54 dependent transcriptional regulator: MARVCIIDDKDVMRDSLRDILGVAGHEVAAYADPQQAVAEVTPTRFDAIVSDLKMPGMDGIDVLRTLKGRGVETPFVLMTAYASVPTAVEAMKLGAFDYIQKPFEAEAIGMVIERAAAMNRLRGENEALRLSLHDLEGDAELVGSSRAMRQVRSQLERVAKSQATVLIQGESGTGKELVARAIHAASPRAGRPMLCVNCAALSATLLESELFGHERGAFTGADRLRKGRFELAEGGTLLLDEISEVSLPVQSKLLRVLQERQYERVGSSVAQFADVRVVVTTNRDLTDWVARRRFREDLFFRVSVLPVMLPPLRDRREDIPELVAYFLRRISRREGGEPRRISPRAMTMLESYHWPGNVRELENICERAVVLCQDAEIDAPLIEPWLSSGAGAEGASRSLRPGHMMEDMERSLIEQTLVRFNGHREKTAKALGIGVRTLGMKLKKWREEAAAIAAMNQRRAG, translated from the coding sequence ATGGCGCGAGTGTGCATTATCGACGACAAGGATGTCATGCGGGATTCATTGCGGGATATTCTGGGCGTGGCGGGCCACGAGGTGGCCGCGTACGCCGACCCGCAGCAGGCGGTGGCGGAGGTCACGCCGACGCGGTTCGACGCGATCGTCAGCGATCTGAAGATGCCGGGCATGGACGGCATTGACGTGTTGCGGACGCTCAAAGGCCGCGGCGTGGAGACGCCGTTCGTGCTCATGACGGCGTACGCAAGTGTGCCGACGGCGGTCGAGGCGATGAAGCTCGGGGCGTTCGACTATATCCAGAAGCCGTTCGAGGCCGAGGCGATCGGGATGGTCATTGAGCGGGCGGCGGCGATGAACCGGCTGCGCGGCGAGAACGAGGCGCTGCGCTTGTCGCTGCACGATCTGGAAGGCGACGCGGAACTCGTCGGGTCCAGCCGGGCGATGCGGCAGGTGCGGTCGCAACTGGAGCGCGTGGCCAAGAGTCAGGCGACGGTGCTCATCCAGGGCGAGAGCGGCACGGGCAAGGAACTGGTGGCGCGGGCGATTCATGCAGCCTCGCCGCGGGCAGGTCGACCGATGCTGTGCGTCAATTGCGCGGCGCTGTCGGCGACGCTGCTGGAGAGCGAGTTGTTCGGGCATGAGCGTGGAGCGTTCACCGGGGCGGACCGGCTGCGCAAGGGGCGGTTCGAGTTGGCCGAGGGCGGGACGCTGCTGCTGGATGAGATCAGCGAAGTGTCATTGCCGGTGCAATCCAAACTGCTGCGGGTGTTGCAGGAGCGGCAGTATGAGCGCGTGGGCAGCAGCGTCGCGCAGTTCGCCGACGTTCGCGTGGTCGTCACAACCAATCGCGATTTGACGGACTGGGTGGCGCGGCGGCGCTTCCGCGAAGACCTGTTCTTCCGCGTGAGCGTTTTGCCGGTGATGCTGCCGCCGCTGCGCGATCGGCGCGAGGATATTCCGGAACTGGTCGCGTACTTTCTCCGGCGGATCAGCCGCCGCGAGGGCGGCGAGCCGCGAAGGATCTCCCCGCGGGCGATGACGATGCTCGAGAGCTATCACTGGCCCGGCAACGTCCGCGAGCTGGAGAACATCTGCGAGCGGGCGGTCGTGCTCTGCCAGGATGCGGAGATCGACGCGCCGCTCATTGAACCGTGGTTGTCCAGCGGGGCGGGCGCCGAGGGCGCGAGCCGTTCGCTGCGACCGGGACACATGATGGAAGACATGGAGCGCTCGCTGATCGAACAGACGCTCGTGCGCTTCAACGGACACCGCGAGAAGACGGCCAAGGCGCTGGGCATCGGCGTGCGGACGCTGGGCATGAAGCTCAAGAAGTGGCGCGAAGAGGCGGCGGCCATCGCGGCGATGAATCAGCGGCGCGCGGGTTGA